A window of the Equus asinus isolate D_3611 breed Donkey chromosome 20, EquAss-T2T_v2, whole genome shotgun sequence genome harbors these coding sequences:
- the LOC106824409 gene encoding zinc finger protein 564-like isoform X2, translated as MIMRLCESEEGSQCGENFSLIPNLSLNKKPTGAKPWERSACGRIFMHHSSLTRHVRCHTEHKPYDYQKYEEKPYKHKECGKAFTFPSFLQIHERTHTGEKPYECKKCSKTFISSRSLQVHERNHTGEKPYECKECGKAFVSPSRLWSLMIFHTGDGPYKCKECEKVFISPSSFQIHERIHTGEKPYECKDCGKAYMNPSSLRSHMIFHTGDGPYKCEECGKAFTFPSFLQKHERTHSREKPYQCEKCRKAFISVSSLRGHERIHTGERPYECKICGKAFRFSSHVHVHERTHTERNPMNVKNALKQLLFPLLFKDMEEVILERNPTNVKNVVKHSLLPVLFEYMKEVTLERNLMNVKECTKAFTSSSSLRIYERIHTGEKPYECKECEKAFAYLRSLRKHGKCHTGEKLYECKEGGKSFIPDENFKGYIRMHTRGKSV; from the coding sequence ATGATAATGAGACTCTGTGAAAGTGAAGAGGGTAGTCAATGTGGAGAAAACTTCAGCCTTATTCCAAATCTCAGTCTGAACAAGAAACCTACAGGAGCTAAACCATGGGAACGCAGTGCATGTGGAAGAATCTTCATGCATCATTCATCCCTTACTAGGCATGTTAGATGTCACACTGAGCACAAACCATATGACTATCAAAAATATGAAGAGAAGCCATATAAAcataaagaatgtgggaaagcctttacttttcccagttttcttcaaatacatgaaagaactcatactggagagaaaccctatgaatgtaaaaaatgcagtaaaacaTTCATTTCTTCCAGGTCTCTTCAAGTCCATGAAAGAaatcatactggagagaaaccgtaCGAAtgcaaggaatgtgggaaagcctttgtaAGTCCCTCAAGACTTTGGTCACTCATGATCTTTCACACTGGAGATGGACCTTATAAGTGTAAGGAATGTGAGAAAGTATTCATTTCTCCCAGTTCATTTCAAATACATGAAaggattcacactggagagaaaccctatgaatgtaaggattGTGGGAAAGCATATATGAATCCCTCAAGCCTTCGATCACACATGATCTTTCACACTGGGGATGGACCTTATAAATgtgaggaatgtgggaaagccttcacttttcccagttttcttcaaaaacatgaaagaactcatagtAGAGAGAAACCTTATCAAtgtgaaaaatgcagaaaagcattCATTTCTGTTAGTTCTCTTCGAggacatgaaagaattcatactggagagagaccgtatgaatgtaaaatatgtggtAAGGCGTTCAGGTTTTCCAGTCATGTTCATgtacatgaaagaactcatactgagagaaaccctatgaatgtaaaaaatgcactAAAGCAATTACTTTTTCCACTTCTCTTCAAAGACATGGAAGAagtcatactggagagaaaccctacgaatgtaaaaaatgtggtaaagcattcacttcttccagttctctttgAGTACATGAAAgaagtcacactggagagaaaccttatgaatgtaaaagAATGCACTAAAGCATTtacttcttccagttctcttcgaatatatgaaagaattcatactggagagaaaccctatgaatgtaaggaatgtgagaAAGCATTCGCTTATCTCAGATCACTACGAAAACATGGAAAAtgtcacactggagagaaactgTATGAATGCAAGGAAGGTGGGAAATCCTTTATTCCtgatgaaaattttaaaggataCATAAGAATGCACACTAGAGGAAAAAGTGTGTAA
- the LOC106824409 gene encoding zinc finger protein 564-like isoform X1, producing the protein MDSVAIDDVAVNFTLEEWALLDSTQKKLYRDVMWETFRILASIGKTWEDHDIENQYKKQGRKQRNLMIMRLCESEEGSQCGENFSLIPNLSLNKKPTGAKPWERSACGRIFMHHSSLTRHVRCHTEHKPYDYQKYEEKPYKHKECGKAFTFPSFLQIHERTHTGEKPYECKKCSKTFISSRSLQVHERNHTGEKPYECKECGKAFVSPSRLWSLMIFHTGDGPYKCKECEKVFISPSSFQIHERIHTGEKPYECKDCGKAYMNPSSLRSHMIFHTGDGPYKCEECGKAFTFPSFLQKHERTHSREKPYQCEKCRKAFISVSSLRGHERIHTGERPYECKICGKAFRFSSHVHVHERTHTERNPMNVKNALKQLLFPLLFKDMEEVILERNPTNVKNVVKHSLLPVLFEYMKEVTLERNLMNVKECTKAFTSSSSLRIYERIHTGEKPYECKECEKAFAYLRSLRKHGKCHTGEKLYECKEGGKSFIPDENFKGYIRMHTRGKSV; encoded by the exons GACTCAGTGGCCATTGATGACGTGGCTGTGAACTTCACCCTGGAGGAGTGGGCTTTACTGGATTCTACACAGAAGAAActctacagagatgtgatgtgggAAACCTTCAGGATCCTGGCCTCCATAG GAAAAACATGGGAAGATCATGATATTGAAAATCAGTACAAAAAGCAGGGGAGAAAGCAAAG AAATCTTATGATAATGAGACTCTGTGAAAGTGAAGAGGGTAGTCAATGTGGAGAAAACTTCAGCCTTATTCCAAATCTCAGTCTGAACAAGAAACCTACAGGAGCTAAACCATGGGAACGCAGTGCATGTGGAAGAATCTTCATGCATCATTCATCCCTTACTAGGCATGTTAGATGTCACACTGAGCACAAACCATATGACTATCAAAAATATGAAGAGAAGCCATATAAAcataaagaatgtgggaaagcctttacttttcccagttttcttcaaatacatgaaagaactcatactggagagaaaccctatgaatgtaaaaaatgcagtaaaacaTTCATTTCTTCCAGGTCTCTTCAAGTCCATGAAAGAaatcatactggagagaaaccgtaCGAAtgcaaggaatgtgggaaagcctttgtaAGTCCCTCAAGACTTTGGTCACTCATGATCTTTCACACTGGAGATGGACCTTATAAGTGTAAGGAATGTGAGAAAGTATTCATTTCTCCCAGTTCATTTCAAATACATGAAaggattcacactggagagaaaccctatgaatgtaaggattGTGGGAAAGCATATATGAATCCCTCAAGCCTTCGATCACACATGATCTTTCACACTGGGGATGGACCTTATAAATgtgaggaatgtgggaaagccttcacttttcccagttttcttcaaaaacatgaaagaactcatagtAGAGAGAAACCTTATCAAtgtgaaaaatgcagaaaagcattCATTTCTGTTAGTTCTCTTCGAggacatgaaagaattcatactggagagagaccgtatgaatgtaaaatatgtggtAAGGCGTTCAGGTTTTCCAGTCATGTTCATgtacatgaaagaactcatactgagagaaaccctatgaatgtaaaaaatgcactAAAGCAATTACTTTTTCCACTTCTCTTCAAAGACATGGAAGAagtcatactggagagaaaccctacgaatgtaaaaaatgtggtaaagcattcacttcttccagttctctttgAGTACATGAAAgaagtcacactggagagaaaccttatgaatgtaaaagAATGCACTAAAGCATTtacttcttccagttctcttcgaatatatgaaagaattcatactggagagaaaccctatgaatgtaaggaatgtgagaAAGCATTCGCTTATCTCAGATCACTACGAAAACATGGAAAAtgtcacactggagagaaactgTATGAATGCAAGGAAGGTGGGAAATCCTTTATTCCtgatgaaaattttaaaggataCATAAGAATGCACACTAGAGGAAAAAGTGTGTAA